In the Nerophis ophidion isolate RoL-2023_Sa linkage group LG01, RoL_Noph_v1.0, whole genome shotgun sequence genome, one interval contains:
- the rpl35 gene encoding large ribosomal subunit protein uL29 — protein sequence MAKIKARDLRGKKKEELLKQLDDLKNELSQLRVAKVTGGAASKLSKIRVVRKSIARVLTVINQTQKENLRKFYKGKKYKPLDLRPKKTRAMRRRLNKHEENLRTKKQQRKDLLYSVRKFALKA from the exons ATG GCCAAGATTAAGGCGAGAGACTTGCGAGGCAAAAAGAAAGAGGAGCTGCTGAAGCAACTCGACGATTTAAAAAACGAGCTTTCCCAACTTCGTGTGGCCAAGGTAACTGGCGGAGCGGCTTCCAAACTGTCCAAAAT CCGTGTTGTCCGCAAATCCATTGCCAGAGTCCTGACTGTCATCAATCAGACTCAAAAAGAAAACTTGAGAAAGTTCTACAAG GGCAAAAAATACAAGCCCTTGGACCTGAGGCCCAAGAAGACAAGAGCTATGCGGCGCCGCCTCAACAAACATGAGGAGAATCTGCGCACAAAGAAGCAGCAGAGAAAAGATCTCCTTTACTCCGTCAGAAAATTTGCTCTCAAAGCTTGA
- the LOC133565030 gene encoding uncharacterized protein LOC133565030, whose product MSSRTLHKLSFCLSVLPFFLCADVAPAKKTGCFRVNNCKCIMKDGSGVINLQAMGDSDGFLGRMKHVPADDTPMGEEILLTFSPCQPFSQPEDLTGSDCTNVAACLVVRYQRSSSYIYRYLNFGGHDGNAFHYNDTLRTLSVSYFGHKELPTTIVHYHCNPNQSSSFIRDQMLKEEEVLNIWVESPCACPNACAIGDLGLGTIFLIILSLSAAAYFIIGSCALRPFRSSSGVQISPEHNVWCMICFLFTENRPARKYYADVKHEEERTLSESVKV is encoded by the exons ATGAGCTCCAGGACGCTCCACAAACTGTCCTTCTGTTTGAGCGTGCTCCCCTTCTTTCTTTGCGCCGATGTGGCGCCCGCCAAGAAGACGGGCTGCTTCAGAGTCAACAACTGCAAGTGCATCATGAAGGACGGCAGTGGCGTCATAAACCTTCAAGCCATGGGAGACTCGGACGGGTTTCTGGGGCGAATGAAACACGTCCCTGCGGACGACACGCCGATGGGTGAAGAGATCCTGCTGACTTTTAGTCCATGCCAACCTTTCTCGCAGCCTGAAGACCTGACGGGAAGTGACTGCACTAACGTGGCTGCCTGCCTCGTTGTCAG GTATCAGAGGTCCAGCAGCTACATTTACCGCTATCTCAACTTTGGTGGTCACGACGGCAATGCATTCCATTACAACGACACTCTGAGGACGCTGTCAGTCTCTTATTTTG GACACAAAGAACTTCCAACCACCATCGTTCATTATCACTGCAATCCAAACCAGTCCTCGTCCTTCATCCGAGACCAGATGTTGAAGGAGGAAGAGGTGCTGAACATCTGGGTGGAGAGTCCGTGTGCTTGTCCCAACGCTTGTGCCATCGGCGACCTCGGACTTGGGACCATCTTTCTCATCATCCTTTCTTTAAGCGCTGCCGCTTACTTCATCATTG GCTCTTGTGCTCTCAGACCTTTTCGCAGCAGCAGTGGAGTTCAGATCTCTCCAGAACACAACGTCTGGTGCATGATTTGCTTCCTCTTCACTGAAAACAGGCCGGCAAGGAAATACTACGCAGACGTGAAACATGAAGAGGAACGCACATTGTCTGAGTCCGTCAAAGTTTAG